In Ananas comosus cultivar F153 linkage group 14, ASM154086v1, whole genome shotgun sequence, the genomic stretch ATGAGATATGCAGGAAAAAAGAATATGTTAATGTCTTATTTTCTGGAAAATAAACTGGCGAAGAAGTTAGGGTCTTAGTGGTTTCTGCAATAAATGTTCCAACTTACTTGTTCGTCGCCTGAGAGTTTGATGTATTATACAAGATTTATATTGATATTGTTTCTAAGTAAATTCTGATGAATTAGAATCATGTGAGGCTTTTTATGAATCTTCAATTATGTATTCGCGATGGAAATTGGATTGTTTAATTAAAAGATTACTGAAGTTGTGGACTAGATTCCTAGCCGATTTGTTTTCATCATCTAGAGATACTTAAGTGCGTAAACTTCAGCTGTTAAACTTTGCAGAACAAAAGAACTTTCATTTGCTTCTTTTGCTGCATATATGATTCACGGACTAATGTGAGgattagttgttttttttttttttcaattcttaGGTTAATTTGCTTATTATAGGTCAAAATCCTTTTTGCATTTTGCATAGGACAAGTTTTTGCATGACAAGGCATGGTAAGACAAGATATGAATCCTTGCtctagaacaaaaaaaaaaaagtactatttAAGGCCAAAGAGAGACATATGGGCTGAGTAAAGTTTAGTTTAAGGGCTTTGTAATTGTCATAATTGATCAGCTCttgatttaaatctaaattgCACTTTCACATAGAAAGCAATAGACTGATAGCTGTTTACACAGCTCTTATAAGAGTCTTTTCTCAAAATGCTTGATGAATTTgctaagggggtgtttggtttccCCAAAAATGTTGGAAAAGTATTTCTCCGTCCGTTTGATTCCTagaaaaagtagtttttttggagattttttttttccaaatttcatGGAAAAGTAGCGTTTTCGTTTTCTAAATTTGTTATCTGGTAAGTGAAAATTGTGGAAAAGTGTGTTTACCATACAAAACTTCTTTTTTCCTCTGGAAAGCACTTTTCCACGCTTTTCCATGGAACCAACACTGCGTAAATGGTGTATGTcatattttacattattatgCGCTGTAAATTGTAGTgaacataaaagaaaaacaatgcAGCAATTTCAGTTTTGTTCTTTGCCTAGTTTGAAGTgctagtttatttatttatctatttttgtaaaaattttgtCACTTTGCTTCTTGAGCCAAGCTCATTTGAAGAAACACTGTTTTCTTCTATATTTCAGTCGGGACGGAAGGAGACAGTTTTAGATCTGGCAAAGTTTGTAGACAAGGGCGTCCAAGTGAAGTTAACCGGCGGGAGACAAGGTTTGTATAATGTATTTTAGATGTATTTGATGTTGTACTAGCATGTAGTTATCCCACCATAAGTTTTGACTTTTGTTActcttgcaatttttttttttttatgatttagtATTCACTGATTGTTTTCTTTTCGTACTATGTGAAAAGAGTACAAGTATGTAGCTCGGTATATATGTCAATAACTGATTAATTGGCAAGGTAATTATGCCACTAAAGAGAGAAAGCTCTTCACACCACAAAGTGATATAATACCTCTATTCCTTGTGTTACAAAATGGACTTTGATTTTGGACATAGCTGTGTGAAAAGACAACGGTTTGGAGTTCTGCATGTGTGTTATTATATGTGTTTTCCTTAGAAGACCAATAATCAATGATTGTTGTGCCACTCAGGATGGTAGGCACGTGCCAACCATGGCAACTATGCCGATACGATTGTGTCATGTGCTGATGCGTAAAAACATGGTAAAGGCCTAGATAGTGGTCCATATTGATCGTGCCGGCATATTGACACAGAATAGTGTTGTAACATGTCATGTTGACGAATGGTTGGCACGATCTCATGCTGagacacttaaaaccttggtagTACTGACAATTTGGCATGATGGTTTTGATTTGGGAGAATTCTAGAGTGAGCTCTCTCTCTGTTGATCTGCTTGCTTCCCTGTTTTCCTCTCTGAAATTTGCCTTTCCCATTCTGCTCAAATATGACATGAAATATAAGTACTACCATGGTTTGAGGTTTTGGCTTCAGCCAAGGCCTAGGAATATTAGCTTTGGCAGTTCTAGTTGTTCAGATTGAGTTCAGCAATTTTGGTCAGAAAAGTTTATGAAATAAAGAGATCACTGAAACTAAgggagaacaaaaaaaaggagaaagttAAAGCTACTGCCAAATTTCAGTGCATTTGGAGGTATACATAAGTCATGTTTGATACTTCGGATAGCCTGATAGTTACTACATTTTCAATGAAGAATACCAATGTCGCTGGTGACCAGTCTAATAATTGTGATCATTGTgtaaaaataattgataaagCTTGCTGATTTGGAACTTATTAATACTGCTCACATCTTGCAAAGGCTTTCAATAATATATTACTGTGTAAAAATTTGACTTATATTGGTTTTCTGACCATTTGTTTATCTTGCAGTCACAGGAACTTTGAAAGGTTATGATCAGCTACTAAACCTGGTGCTTGATGAAGCAATAGAATTTCTAAGAGGTTGTTAAATGCATTTTATTATGACGTTTAGTTATAAAGCATACCTAATTTGTGCCTTCTTTTAACTGCTACTACTACATAATACTTGTTATTCGATTTTCCCTGTGCAATGCATAGAAAAACCTATATGGTCGGTACCCTCTTTTATGCTGGGCTATCATTTGAGGCATTTTCTTGTATGATGTGAAAGTAAACATTATTTAGCTTCAATTAAGAAGTGATGTTCAAGAGACGAGTGAAGCAATGTGGGCTTGAAGATGTGAATATACTATTCAAACTGTAACAGTTATAATAATAGTCTTATCTTGTTGTAGTGTACGTTCTGTAAACTACTCATCCATCTTCATACTGAGATACAATGATGAATCAGAAGTTACTTTTCTAATCCAACTAGATCTGTTCTTGTGGCCACTGGATATTCACTAATGGCGTGTTACTTCCTAATGCATCATATTCTCAGTGCCTCTTCAACTTTCCAGCTGTTAGTCAATTATTTATCAGGAATGTATAATTCCCTCCATTTATTCTTAGTTTGTTTTAACCCGAAGGACTTTTCTCCATTAATATTGTGCCTTGCCTATGTAGTTCGCATGGGACATCAAGCAGTTGAGACCTATATCTGTTGGGGTCCAGGTTGTTGAGGCCTGTTTGTCCTAAGTTTCTGGAAAAGTACTGTTTGAAGGAGCACATCCCCATTTCCTTTGCTTcaacaaaagcaaaagcttctAGTTGGAGCTTCTGTTTTTGATTAGGCCCTTAGCCGTATATCTTGTGCCCCAGCTAGCAGAGAAGGTCCACCATTAGCAATTCCTTTATCTGTTCTGCAGTAACATCATATTGTTGTACCATTGATATTTTTAGGTGTAGTAAATGCATTAGGCCCCGTAATCCTGCTTTTCTTTTCCCTTGCATATGCATATCTATGCAAAGCAACTAATTGAGAGATTGATTGTTTGCTGTATTCAAAGTTTATGATCAgattttgtttataatttttttttaattccacaGATCCTGATGATCCACTAAAGACTACCGACCAGACAAGGCGTCTTGGTCTTATAGTACGTTTCCGTGTCCTcatctctttattttcttttttttttcctttttatttcgagtagtttcttctttgttttcgtTTGTCATTAGGTACAGaatcttctaaacatataatttGAAAGCGATGGGTCATCAACAAGAATGACAATGCATATATTCATTCGCTAAAGCCAAGCTTTTCCTACTGTTTTGTTTGTTAGCAATTCTCTCTGGGTTTCATTCACAtctataaaatctaattttccaCATCTAAAACTTAAAAGTGCAGTTTCTTGCAAAATCACCTTTTTCTTTAGTTGGCTAGTCATCCAAATTCACAAGGGGAAGTTAGATCTTGTACCAAAAAATGTTTTGGAATACCATAGCCTTTGTTTAGTATATACATCTTAGGAAGTTAAAAAGTTTTTGAAGGGCATGTGCGaaaattcattttcttttgCATGATTTTGCTACAGGTTTGTAGGGGGACAGCGGTGATGCTCGTATCGCCGACCGACGGAACCGACGAGATTGCGAATCCATTTGTCCAGTCAGACGGGGCCTGATTGCTCTCTGAAGATTGCTGAGGCTTCTGCAGCAATTGGTATTTCTGAGATTATGTGGTTGtgcttctttctcttttatGGATTTGTTCATGAGAACTTCAGTCTACATGATGTCTCTTTGTTTCCACTCTGCTAGAAGACAATGACATAAAAGTTATCTTTAAAGAGTTTTGAGCTGCTGctcttttatcttctttatGCTTCCAAAATACAGATTTGTTGCATCAATGGTTCTCAAACTATTACTCAGGTTGCGGTTTACTCCTCAAAGAATCATAAGTGTTCCAACTAGTACCGGGCGACAAAAATGTTGCGACGCGACTTGATTGCGACGCCACGATTTGGGGAGTAAAGTGTAAGAAATTAAAGTGTAAGAAACAGTTTTGAGCACTATTTTGTTGTATTTCACTTTTTAGAAGTAGATAGCCATATAACAACAACTAGGCTGGGTGTTTGATCCCCTGCTTGCATCTTTTATAAAACAAGGGTGTGTTTCTTTTGCCGCGGTCGGAAAAGGCCGGAGATTGGGAGTTCCGGCTGTACATCTGATCTCGAGTTCACTGCGGTAGGGGGTGAACTCGCGCCTCCACGCCATACACGAAGTTGCGGTCGGTTCTCATAGACCGTACGCTTTCAGTTGCTCCCCGCATTCGATTTCTGAGTTCGTCGGTCTCTTTCAAACGCATCTGTGCTCGCAGTTCAACAAGGTAAGGAACTTCTGTGCGAGAGATGAGTTTTGGGAGCATCTCAAGAGAGGTTGCGAAACCGAGGGGCCTGTGAGTAacgttaaaaaaataaataaaaaatatgcagaaCTTATCTGAGCTATTGATCATCTTGACTTTGTGGCTCAAgctttaaaatttctattttactatctatgttttaaatttgtttgatttgagtcaagtTAACGACATTTTAACTTTAAAGTTTGAATACGCCGTTTATCTTACAGATTTAGTTACTACATATATCatacaattctcacaactaagaatgtattaaagtaaataattaattttaaaattaaaatatcatttactcattcaaatcaaacaataaataaaattaaaatttttaaaaattaaatagtcaaatcaaaatgctCCATAGTTGAGATAAGTATTATGCATTTTGACCCCCAAAAGAAAATTGATTCCAAACTATTCAAGGGTTAAATAATGGAGACGCAATCTCATTCTCAACCACCCACTCCAAAAAGATATGACTCACATAAACAAACCCCCAggagtcaaataaaaaaaaaaaaaaaaaagtaaacttcaCATTGTTTGCTTGTGGTATagcatatacaaaaaaattgtaCTTAGCTTATTCTTTTTTGGCTTTGTCACTCCGTTATTCAAAATTGTACTTAACTAAtctgtaatttagcattttttttctttttcttttgccaTCCTAAACTTTTGGGTCTATCACCCAAAAGCTAAAATTCAAagtggaataa encodes the following:
- the LOC109720807 gene encoding sm-like protein LSM7; translation: MSGRKETVLDLAKFVDKGVQVKLTGGRQVTGTLKGYDQLLNLVLDEAIEFLRDPDDPLKTTDQTRRLGLIVCRGTAVMLVSPTDGTDEIANPFVQSDGA